The following proteins are encoded in a genomic region of Rattus rattus isolate New Zealand chromosome 2, Rrattus_CSIRO_v1, whole genome shotgun sequence:
- the Tsks gene encoding testis-specific serine kinase substrate isoform X1, with translation MASVVVKTIWQSKEIHEAGDPPAGVESRAQLVPEAPGGVTSPAKGITKKKKAVSFHGVEPRMSHEPMHWCLNLKRSSACTNVSLLNLAAMEPDSSGTDSTTEDSGTLALPGPPASPTTPWAPEDPDITELLSGVNSGLVRAKDSITSLKEKTTRVNQHVQTLQSECSVLSENLERRRQEAEELEGYCSQLKENCRKVTRSVEDAEIKTNVLKQNSALLEEKLRYLQQQLQDETPRRQEAELQELEQKLEAGLSRHGLGPTTPIQGCSGPPGSPEEPPRPRGLPSNGWGMAIRAGEGPSLSEQELQKVSSGLEELRREVSSLAARWHQEEGAVQEALRLLGGLGGRLDGFLGQWERAQREQAQSARGLQELRGRADELCTMVERSAVSVASLRSELEALGPVKPILEELGRQLQNSRRGPDHVLNLDRPAQGPCPRCASQGQQLSTESLQQLLERALTPLVDEVKQKGLAPACPSCQRLHKKILELERQALAKHVRAEALSSTLRLAQDEAVRAKNLLLTDKMKPEEKVATLDYMHLKMCSLHDQLSHLPLEGSTGAMGGGSTGGAPPKRGGPGSEQ, from the exons ATGGCAAGCGTGGTGGTGAAGACAATCTGGCAATCCAAAGAGATCCACGAAGCGGGGGACCCACCTGCGGGGGTGGAGAGCCGCGCCCAGCTGGTCCCGGAAGCTCCCGGGGGGGTGACCAGCCCTGCCAAGGggataacaaagaaaaagaaggccgTGTCCTTCCATGG GGTGGAGCCCCGGATGTCCCACGAGCCGATGCACTGGTGCCTGAACCTCAAGCGGTCCTCAGCCTGCACCAACGTGTCCTTGCTCAACCTGGCTGCCATGGAGCCCGACTCCTCCGGTACAGACTCGACCACAGAGGACAGCGGTACACTGGCACTGCCAGGGCCACCTGCTTCCCCTACAACACCCTGGGCTCCAGAGGACCCTGACATCACAGAACTACTG AGTGGGGTCAACAGTGGATTGGTACGTGCCAAAGACTCCATCACCAGCTTGAAGGAAAAGACCACGCGGGTTAATCAGCATGTTCAGACACTGCAG AGCGAGTGCTCTGTGCTGAGTGAGAATCTGGAAAGAAGGCGGCAGGAGGCAGAAGAGTTGGAGGGGTACTGCAGTCAATTGAAG GAGAACTGCCGCAAGGTGACCCGTTCAGTGGAAGACGCTGAAATCAAAACCAATGTCCTGAAGCAGAACTCTGCCTTGTTGGAG GAGAAGCTAAGATACCTCCAGCAGCAACTGCAGGATGAGACGCCCCGGAGACAGGAGGCCGAGTTGCAGGAGCTGGAGCAAAAACTAGAGGCTGGCCTCTCCCGGCATGGCCTAGGCCCTACTACTCCCATTCAGGGCTGCTCCGGTCCTCCTGGTAGCCCGGAGGAACCCCCGCGGCCGCGAGGCCTGCCCTCCAATGGCTGGGGCATGGCAATCCGCGCAGGGGAGGGACCCTCGCTGAGCGAGCAGGAGTTGCAGAAGGTCTCCAGCGGCCTAGAGGAGCTGAG GAGGGAGGTGTCCTCGCTGGCAGCTCGGTGGCATCAGGAGGAGGGGGCGGTGCAGGAGGCCCTAAGGTTGCTGGGAGGCCTGGGCGGCCGTCTGGATGGCTTTCTGGGCCAATGGGAGCGGGCGCAGCGGGAACAAGCACAGTCCGCACGGGGTTTGCAGGAGCTGCGAGGACGAGCAGATGAGCTGTGCACTAT GGTGGAGAGGTCAGCAGTGTCTGTCGCTTCACTGAGGAGCGAACTGGAGGCACTGGGCCCAGTAAAACCGATTCTGGAGGAGCTGGGACGGCAACTTCAAAACTCCCGAAGGGGACCTGACCATGTCTTGAACTTGGATCGTCCTGCCCAAGGTCCCTGTCCTCGATGTGCCAG CCAGGGGCAGCAGTTATCCACGGAGTCCCTACAGCAGCTGCTGGAACGTGCGCTGACCCCACTGGTGGACGAAGTGAAGCAGAAGGGTCTGGCTCCTGCCTGCCCCAGTTGCCAGAGGCTACACAAGAAGATTCTG gagctggagcGCCAGGCCTTGGCCAAACACGTCAGGGCAGAGGCCCTGAGCTCCACCCTTCGGCTGGCCCAAGACGAAGCCGTTCGGGCCAAGAACCTACTGCTGACGGACAAGATGAAGCCGGA GGAGAAGGTGGCCACTTTGGACTATATGCATTTGAAGATGTGTTCCCTCCACGACCAACTCAGCCACCTGCCACTTGAGGGGTCCAcaggggcaatggggggaggaagcACTGGAGGGGCTCCCCCTAAACGTGGGGGTCCAGGCTCTGAACAATAA
- the Tsks gene encoding testis-specific serine kinase substrate isoform X2, producing MASVVVKTIWQSKEIHEAGDPPAGVESRAQLVPEAPGGVTSPAKGITKKKKAVSFHGVEPRMSHEPMHWCLNLKRSSACTNVSLLNLAAMEPDSSGTDSTTEDSGTLALPGPPASPTTPWAPEDPDITELLSGVNSGLVRAKDSITSLKEKTTRVNQHVQTLQSECSVLSENLERRRQEAEELEGYCSQLKGPRPDVLTQENCRKVTRSVEDAEIKTNVLKQNSALLEEKLRYLQQQLQDETPRRQEAELQELEQKLEAGLSRHGLGPTTPIQGCSGPPGSPEEPPRPRGLPSNGWGMAIRAGEGPSLSEQELQKVSSGLEELRREVSSLAARWHQEEGAVQEALRLLGGLGGRLDGFLGQWERAQREQAQSARGLQELRGRADELCTMVERSAVSVASLRSELEALGPVKPILEELGRQLQNSRRGPDHVLNLDRPAQGPCPRCASQGQQLSTESLQQLLERALTPLVDEVKQKGLAPACPSCQRLHKKILELERQALAKHVRAEALSSTLRLAQDEAVRAKNLLLTDKMKPEEKVATLDYMHLKMCSLHDQLSHLPLEGSTGAMGGGSTGGAPPKRGGPGSEQ from the exons ATGGCAAGCGTGGTGGTGAAGACAATCTGGCAATCCAAAGAGATCCACGAAGCGGGGGACCCACCTGCGGGGGTGGAGAGCCGCGCCCAGCTGGTCCCGGAAGCTCCCGGGGGGGTGACCAGCCCTGCCAAGGggataacaaagaaaaagaaggccgTGTCCTTCCATGG GGTGGAGCCCCGGATGTCCCACGAGCCGATGCACTGGTGCCTGAACCTCAAGCGGTCCTCAGCCTGCACCAACGTGTCCTTGCTCAACCTGGCTGCCATGGAGCCCGACTCCTCCGGTACAGACTCGACCACAGAGGACAGCGGTACACTGGCACTGCCAGGGCCACCTGCTTCCCCTACAACACCCTGGGCTCCAGAGGACCCTGACATCACAGAACTACTG AGTGGGGTCAACAGTGGATTGGTACGTGCCAAAGACTCCATCACCAGCTTGAAGGAAAAGACCACGCGGGTTAATCAGCATGTTCAGACACTGCAG AGCGAGTGCTCTGTGCTGAGTGAGAATCTGGAAAGAAGGCGGCAGGAGGCAGAAGAGTTGGAGGGGTACTGCAGTCAATTGAAG GGCCCCCGCCCTGATGTCCTGACCCAGGAGAACTGCCGCAAGGTGACCCGTTCAGTGGAAGACGCTGAAATCAAAACCAATGTCCTGAAGCAGAACTCTGCCTTGTTGGAG GAGAAGCTAAGATACCTCCAGCAGCAACTGCAGGATGAGACGCCCCGGAGACAGGAGGCCGAGTTGCAGGAGCTGGAGCAAAAACTAGAGGCTGGCCTCTCCCGGCATGGCCTAGGCCCTACTACTCCCATTCAGGGCTGCTCCGGTCCTCCTGGTAGCCCGGAGGAACCCCCGCGGCCGCGAGGCCTGCCCTCCAATGGCTGGGGCATGGCAATCCGCGCAGGGGAGGGACCCTCGCTGAGCGAGCAGGAGTTGCAGAAGGTCTCCAGCGGCCTAGAGGAGCTGAG GAGGGAGGTGTCCTCGCTGGCAGCTCGGTGGCATCAGGAGGAGGGGGCGGTGCAGGAGGCCCTAAGGTTGCTGGGAGGCCTGGGCGGCCGTCTGGATGGCTTTCTGGGCCAATGGGAGCGGGCGCAGCGGGAACAAGCACAGTCCGCACGGGGTTTGCAGGAGCTGCGAGGACGAGCAGATGAGCTGTGCACTAT GGTGGAGAGGTCAGCAGTGTCTGTCGCTTCACTGAGGAGCGAACTGGAGGCACTGGGCCCAGTAAAACCGATTCTGGAGGAGCTGGGACGGCAACTTCAAAACTCCCGAAGGGGACCTGACCATGTCTTGAACTTGGATCGTCCTGCCCAAGGTCCCTGTCCTCGATGTGCCAG CCAGGGGCAGCAGTTATCCACGGAGTCCCTACAGCAGCTGCTGGAACGTGCGCTGACCCCACTGGTGGACGAAGTGAAGCAGAAGGGTCTGGCTCCTGCCTGCCCCAGTTGCCAGAGGCTACACAAGAAGATTCTG gagctggagcGCCAGGCCTTGGCCAAACACGTCAGGGCAGAGGCCCTGAGCTCCACCCTTCGGCTGGCCCAAGACGAAGCCGTTCGGGCCAAGAACCTACTGCTGACGGACAAGATGAAGCCGGA GGAGAAGGTGGCCACTTTGGACTATATGCATTTGAAGATGTGTTCCCTCCACGACCAACTCAGCCACCTGCCACTTGAGGGGTCCAcaggggcaatggggggaggaagcACTGGAGGGGCTCCCCCTAAACGTGGGGGTCCAGGCTCTGAACAATAA